A single region of the Streptomyces sp. NBC_01262 genome encodes:
- a CDS encoding SMP-30/gluconolactonase/LRE family protein — protein MPMLTQGARYTSATSIGLAEGWSLERLTPPSRLFGANGLRTGPDGRVYVAQVTGSQISALDVVTGALETISAKGGEIIAPDDVAFDSRGNLYATEVMDGRVSMRGADGVTRLLRDDLPCANGITVYQDRLFINECRIGGRLMELDPNGGAPRVLLENMAMPNAMEVGPDGLLYYPVMGTNDIWRIHPDGGEPERVVGDLGVPDSVKFDSEGWIVSTQVHTGEVLRIDPRSGERTVLATLNPGLDNCTFVGDRLFVSNFTGEITEILKHGETRTTLPGGLNWPLDLTVGDDGNLYVADGTYFYVLRPGAGLETLGMLFTPGYPGFLRGVTAVGGGEFIVTTSGGQVSRYRPASSESEVLADGLDQLYGVAVAPGGAVVAAELGTGRVLSIGSGKVEELAAGLNEPLGVAFGPGGSCLVSESGAGRIVEVTASGVDTVVDGLDKPQGILVRDGLLHIVDVGAKSLIAFDLDTKARHTLARDLPVGAPPGVTPKPLRGLPPFSGPQGPFAGIAAGPDGTLYVSADAEGSVLALRKAG, from the coding sequence ATGCCCATGCTGACGCAAGGGGCGCGCTATACCAGCGCCACATCCATAGGCCTCGCCGAAGGCTGGAGCCTGGAACGGCTCACCCCGCCGAGCCGGCTGTTCGGCGCGAACGGTCTGCGCACCGGCCCGGACGGCCGCGTCTACGTGGCGCAGGTGACGGGCAGCCAGATCAGCGCGCTCGACGTCGTGACCGGCGCGCTGGAGACCATCAGCGCCAAGGGCGGCGAGATCATCGCGCCCGACGACGTGGCCTTCGACTCCCGGGGCAACCTCTACGCCACCGAGGTCATGGACGGACGCGTCAGTATGCGCGGCGCCGACGGCGTCACGCGGCTGCTGCGCGACGACCTGCCCTGCGCGAACGGCATCACGGTGTACCAGGACCGCCTGTTCATCAACGAATGCCGCATCGGCGGCCGCCTGATGGAGCTCGATCCGAACGGCGGCGCCCCCCGCGTGCTGCTGGAGAACATGGCGATGCCCAACGCCATGGAGGTCGGACCCGACGGCCTCCTCTACTACCCGGTGATGGGCACCAACGACATCTGGCGGATCCATCCGGACGGCGGCGAGCCGGAACGCGTCGTGGGGGACCTCGGCGTCCCCGACTCGGTGAAGTTCGACTCCGAGGGCTGGATCGTCTCCACCCAGGTGCACACCGGCGAGGTGCTGCGCATCGATCCCCGCAGCGGCGAGCGCACGGTGCTGGCCACCCTGAACCCCGGTCTCGACAACTGCACGTTCGTCGGCGACCGGCTGTTCGTCTCCAACTTCACCGGCGAGATCACCGAGATCCTCAAGCACGGCGAGACCCGCACGACACTGCCGGGCGGTCTGAACTGGCCGCTGGACCTGACCGTGGGCGACGACGGGAACCTCTATGTCGCCGACGGCACGTACTTCTACGTCCTGCGCCCCGGCGCCGGGCTGGAGACGCTGGGGATGCTCTTCACCCCCGGCTACCCGGGCTTCCTGCGCGGTGTGACCGCCGTCGGCGGTGGCGAGTTCATCGTCACCACCTCCGGCGGCCAGGTCTCGCGCTACCGGCCCGCGAGCAGCGAGAGCGAGGTGCTCGCCGACGGGCTCGACCAGCTCTACGGCGTGGCCGTTGCCCCGGGCGGGGCCGTCGTGGCGGCGGAACTCGGCACGGGCCGGGTGCTGTCCATCGGGTCCGGCAAGGTGGAGGAGCTGGCCGCCGGCCTGAACGAGCCGCTCGGCGTGGCGTTCGGTCCGGGCGGCAGTTGCCTGGTCTCCGAATCCGGTGCCGGACGGATCGTCGAGGTCACCGCATCCGGCGTCGACACGGTGGTGGACGGCCTGGACAAGCCGCAGGGGATCCTCGTGCGCGACGGCCTGCTCCACATCGTCGATGTCGGAGCCAAGTCCCTGATCGCCTTCGACCTGGACACCAAGGCCCGGCACACCCTCGCCCGCGACCTGCCGGTAGGCGCCCCGCCCGGCGTGACCCCCAAGCCGCTGCGCGGACTGCCGCCGTTCTCCGGTCCCCAGGGACCCTTCGCGGGCATCGCCGCCGGGCCGGACGGCACGCTCTACGTCTCCGCCGACGCCGAGGGCAGCGTCCTGGCATTGCGTAAAGCAGGTTGA